The following coding sequences are from one Halorubrum sp. BOL3-1 window:
- a CDS encoding DUF5830 family protein, translated as MSEPSTREEKLELGVELLAHLEFEALDLAAAVDRIETITTSPALTRDILDAAEKRGVIDRDGARLRVRRGGTYVEYDSQVVAREGDFECRRCGAAISTGHFVELDAGELGPFGSSCIRKVTGREAESE; from the coding sequence GTGAGTGAGCCGTCGACCCGCGAGGAGAAGCTGGAGCTCGGCGTCGAGCTGCTGGCACACCTCGAGTTCGAGGCGCTCGACCTCGCCGCGGCCGTCGACCGGATCGAGACGATCACGACCAGCCCGGCGCTCACGCGCGATATCCTCGACGCCGCCGAGAAGCGGGGCGTCATCGACCGCGACGGCGCCCGACTCCGGGTCCGCCGGGGCGGGACGTACGTCGAGTACGACAGTCAGGTCGTCGCCCGCGAGGGCGACTTCGAGTGTCGACGGTGCGGTGCCGCCATCTCCACCGGCCACTTCGTCGAGCTGGACGCCGGCGAACTCGGGCCGTTCGGCTCCTCGTGTATCCGGAAGGTGACGGGACGAGAAGCCGAGTCGGAGTGA
- a CDS encoding BsuPI-related putative proteinase inhibitor: MLDAALATTETDDGVALSLRIENGGSDPVTLDFRTGQRAEFTAYPAGESGDGTGDAPTDGDSPGRDSVDSVWRYGAGRMFTQALASETLAPGESVEYEGTWRDPPAGTYRTVGEATVTDRDVRAETTVVVEP; encoded by the coding sequence ATGCTCGACGCGGCGCTCGCGACGACCGAGACCGACGACGGCGTGGCGCTCTCGCTACGGATCGAAAACGGTGGGTCGGACCCGGTCACGCTCGACTTCCGGACCGGCCAGCGCGCGGAGTTCACCGCGTACCCGGCGGGCGAGTCCGGTGACGGGACGGGAGACGCCCCGACCGACGGCGACTCGCCCGGTCGCGACTCGGTCGACTCGGTCTGGCGGTACGGCGCGGGCCGGATGTTCACACAGGCGCTCGCCAGCGAGACGCTCGCGCCGGGCGAGTCGGTCGAATACGAGGGGACGTGGCGAGACCCGCCCGCGGGGACCTACCGGACCGTCGGCGAGGCGACGGTGACGGACCGCGACGTGCGCGCGGAGACGACCGTCGTCGTGGAGCCCTGA
- the menD gene encoding 2-succinyl-5-enolpyruvyl-6-hydroxy-3-cyclohexene-1-carboxylic-acid synthase — protein MTAPNRNVLWATALVDELAAAGVDAVVVSPGSRSTPLTVAAAGHDELRVFSQLDERSAAYFALGRARRTGRVTPLICTSGTAAANYHPAVMEASNARVPLLALTADRPPELRDSGANQTADQEKLYGDAVRYYKDLPEPAADDRALRSLRTTVARAVAAAEGADQGPVHLNVPFEKPLEPTPVPGDVPDDLPAAAERGRDGPYVDVTPGSPEPGDDGLRALATALSDADRGLIVAGPADPPGIDPESVTALAHATGFPVLADPLSGLRYGGHTRVAPVVGAYDAYLSADLAGGGADADGGGGDGGGDAPGDGWADPDAVLRLGASPTSKRLRKYLAGTDADQYQVDPAGRWREAEFAATDLVVAEPSRLCARLSRLVAGGSGNPDWRAQWEEADRIAEAVHARKLGGGDVDADVPADAGSPPAGFHEGDALRAVANALPDPATLFVSNSMPVRDLDRFVGPTTANVTALGNRGVSGIDGVVSSALGAGAGTTDDLTLVVGDLATYHDANGLLAIDRCDVDATIVTINNDGGGIFHELPIEAFEPPFTESFKTPHGLAFEPLSELYGLDYARIDARPDAVADRGEDPAERAAAVADDVGAAVSRAHEAAGSHLIEVETDAESSHRTRERLAAAVERGVHGDGAGE, from the coding sequence ATGACCGCGCCGAACCGGAACGTCCTGTGGGCGACCGCGCTCGTCGACGAGCTCGCCGCCGCGGGCGTCGACGCCGTCGTCGTCTCGCCGGGCAGCCGCTCGACGCCGCTGACCGTCGCCGCCGCGGGCCACGACGAACTCCGCGTGTTCTCCCAGCTCGACGAGCGCTCCGCCGCGTACTTCGCGCTCGGACGCGCCCGCAGGACCGGCCGCGTGACGCCGCTGATCTGCACCTCGGGCACCGCCGCCGCCAACTACCACCCGGCCGTGATGGAGGCGAGCAACGCCCGGGTCCCCCTCCTCGCGCTCACCGCCGACCGGCCGCCCGAGCTGCGCGACTCGGGCGCGAACCAGACCGCGGATCAGGAGAAGCTGTACGGCGACGCGGTCCGGTACTACAAGGACCTCCCCGAGCCGGCCGCGGACGACCGGGCGCTCCGCTCGCTACGCACCACTGTCGCGCGCGCCGTCGCGGCTGCCGAGGGCGCAGATCAGGGACCGGTTCACCTCAACGTCCCGTTCGAGAAGCCGCTGGAGCCGACCCCGGTCCCGGGCGACGTGCCCGACGACCTCCCGGCGGCGGCCGAGCGCGGGCGCGACGGTCCCTACGTCGACGTGACGCCCGGTTCCCCCGAGCCGGGAGACGACGGGCTGCGCGCGCTCGCGACCGCCCTGAGCGACGCGGACCGCGGACTGATCGTCGCCGGTCCCGCCGACCCGCCGGGGATCGACCCGGAGTCGGTCACGGCGCTCGCGCACGCGACCGGGTTCCCCGTGCTGGCCGACCCGCTCTCGGGGCTTCGGTACGGGGGGCACACGCGCGTCGCTCCCGTCGTCGGCGCCTACGACGCGTACCTCTCGGCCGACCTCGCCGGCGGCGGAGCGGACGCGGACGGCGGCGGCGGCGACGGCGGCGGCGACGCTCCGGGCGACGGTTGGGCCGATCCCGACGCCGTCCTCCGACTCGGCGCCTCACCGACCTCGAAGCGGCTCCGGAAGTACCTCGCCGGGACGGACGCCGACCAGTACCAGGTCGACCCCGCCGGGCGCTGGCGCGAGGCGGAGTTCGCCGCGACCGACCTCGTCGTCGCCGAGCCGAGTCGGCTCTGTGCCCGCCTCTCGCGGCTCGTCGCGGGCGGAAGCGGGAACCCGGACTGGCGCGCGCAGTGGGAGGAGGCGGACCGGATCGCGGAGGCGGTTCACGCTCGGAAGCTCGGAGGGGGCGACGTCGACGCTGACGTGCCCGCGGATGCCGGCTCCCCGCCCGCCGGCTTCCACGAGGGCGACGCGCTTCGCGCGGTCGCGAACGCGCTGCCCGACCCCGCGACGCTCTTCGTCTCCAACTCGATGCCCGTCCGCGACCTCGACCGGTTCGTCGGGCCGACGACCGCGAACGTCACCGCGCTCGGGAACCGCGGGGTCTCCGGCATCGACGGCGTCGTCTCCAGCGCGCTCGGCGCGGGCGCCGGAACGACCGACGATCTCACGCTCGTCGTCGGTGACCTCGCCACGTACCACGACGCGAACGGTCTGCTCGCGATCGACCGCTGCGACGTCGACGCGACGATTGTGACGATCAACAACGACGGCGGCGGCATCTTCCACGAGCTCCCGATCGAGGCGTTCGAACCGCCGTTTACCGAGTCGTTCAAGACGCCGCACGGACTGGCGTTCGAGCCGCTCTCGGAGCTGTACGGTCTCGACTACGCCCGGATCGACGCGCGTCCCGACGCGGTCGCGGACCGCGGCGAGGACCCGGCGGAGCGCGCGGCGGCGGTCGCGGACGACGTCGGCGCCGCCGTCTCCCGCGCCCACGAGGCGGCGGGGTCGCACCTGATCGAGGTCGAGACCGACGCCGAGTCCAGCCACCGAACGCGCGAGCGACTGGCGGCCGCGGTCGAGCGCGGGGTCCACGGCGACGGGGCAGGCGAGTAA
- a CDS encoding trimeric intracellular cation channel family protein: MTGGILTVLFGDPFAAMNTVGLVAFALVGASKAVREEFDLFGVAVVGLAMAFAGGVTRDLLVARVPLALRSPVEIILGLVGVALAVGLSAWLASPDEHPVTVVADAVGLAAFAATGAIVATDAGVSAFGVVAVATVNAVGGGALADILLDRAPFVLFEDFYASCAVAGGVAYWLAGTLGAPSGVAAAVCAALTVGLRLVAVARGWRLPTAKRLDERIGD; this comes from the coding sequence GTGACGGGCGGCATCCTGACGGTGCTCTTCGGGGACCCGTTCGCCGCGATGAACACGGTCGGACTGGTCGCGTTCGCCTTAGTCGGCGCGAGCAAGGCGGTCCGCGAGGAGTTCGACCTCTTCGGCGTCGCGGTCGTCGGGCTGGCGATGGCGTTCGCCGGCGGCGTCACCCGCGACCTCCTCGTCGCCCGCGTCCCGCTCGCGTTACGCTCGCCGGTCGAGATCATCCTCGGACTCGTCGGCGTCGCGCTCGCGGTCGGCCTGAGCGCGTGGCTCGCCTCACCCGACGAACACCCCGTCACGGTCGTCGCCGACGCCGTCGGTCTCGCCGCGTTCGCCGCCACGGGCGCCATCGTCGCCACCGACGCCGGCGTCTCCGCGTTCGGCGTCGTCGCCGTCGCGACGGTCAACGCCGTCGGCGGCGGCGCGCTCGCCGACATCCTCCTCGACCGGGCGCCGTTCGTCCTCTTCGAGGACTTCTACGCGAGCTGCGCGGTTGCGGGCGGCGTCGCCTACTGGCTGGCCGGGACGCTCGGCGCGCCCTCCGGGGTCGCGGCAGCGGTGTGCGCGGCGCTGACCGTCGGTCTCCGACTCGTCGCCGTCGCACGGGGATGGCGGCTCCCGACGGCGAAGCGGCTCGACGAGCGGATCGGCGACTGA
- a CDS encoding ABC transporter permease subunit: protein MIDRLRRVGRRLAVAVRRVLRVARWESARASGGVDRRTLAAGVALLLVAGGVVGVGVATGVAGLDVDRDVYRVGVDPGSPYADAIEEEPSLRPVPGGTASLGDSADAVVLTVVRPGAADDGGIDSADVEEVVVRASDTRKGQAAAASVREAVEAHSERLMRAEPNRTAAFPVTVTLRYVGRTTGFDDGATLGESDGGSAGDSGGGTDGSDDGGDTTGGDAGSGDGDSTGSDDGGTDESDAGGDTTGGDGSGDTTGGDGSGDTTGGDGSGDTTGGDGGGSAESDDGGLAVPSIGGGAFGADTVGSPGSITPPFPFTSLLLAFAFLVPMNFLIQAYGSSILNERTNRRGEPLLVTPLSPAEIVAGKTLPYAAAAALVTALIALVVGGGPLSVIAVAPVAAAFLGATFVGAMFARSFKELTFVTVGVSVLLTTYAFVPAIFTNVTPVALVSPLTLVVFDLQEEAVSAGEVLFSTAPMAVGATLLFGLGLGVYREEDMFSQKPVTRKFLDALAVRLSAVPAGGGLLDRDRLRALGSVAFLTACTIPFVFVAELLAVAVLFALPITVSIPVLLVAIAFVEEVAKSVGLYAGFERGVFERPDGDAVRGGTLGVALAVGLASGTGFFLAEKATAVVQAVGLTDLFLGRAAFGDVTGLSGLPPVALAALFFAPLVLHGVTTSVAAVGASRGRTAYALALTLATLGHAAYNVGVVSLG from the coding sequence GTGATCGATCGGCTGCGCCGCGTCGGCCGACGGCTCGCGGTCGCCGTCCGCCGCGTCCTCCGAGTCGCTAGGTGGGAGTCCGCCCGCGCGTCCGGGGGGGTCGACCGCCGGACGCTCGCAGCCGGGGTCGCCCTACTCCTCGTGGCCGGCGGCGTCGTCGGGGTCGGCGTGGCGACGGGCGTCGCCGGTCTCGACGTCGACCGCGATGTCTACCGGGTCGGCGTCGACCCCGGATCGCCGTACGCGGACGCGATCGAGGAGGAACCGTCGCTCCGACCCGTTCCGGGCGGAACCGCGTCGCTCGGTGATTCCGCCGACGCGGTCGTGCTGACGGTAGTGCGGCCCGGCGCGGCCGACGACGGGGGGATCGACTCCGCGGACGTCGAGGAAGTAGTCGTCCGCGCGAGCGACACGCGGAAGGGACAAGCGGCGGCCGCGTCGGTCCGCGAGGCGGTCGAGGCGCACAGCGAGCGCCTGATGCGCGCCGAGCCGAATCGGACGGCGGCGTTCCCGGTCACCGTCACGCTCCGGTACGTCGGCCGGACGACCGGGTTCGACGACGGCGCGACGCTCGGGGAGAGCGACGGCGGATCGGCGGGCGACTCCGGCGGCGGAACCGACGGGAGCGACGACGGCGGGGACACGACGGGCGGCGACGCCGGTAGCGGAGACGGTGACTCGACGGGCAGCGACGACGGGGGAACCGACGAGAGTGATGCCGGTGGAGACACGACGGGCGGTGACGGCAGCGGGGACACGACGGGCGGTGACGGCAGCGGGGACACGACGGGCGGTGACGGCAGCGGGGACACGACGGGCGGTGACGGAGGGGGAAGCGCGGAGTCGGACGACGGCGGGCTCGCGGTCCCGTCGATCGGCGGCGGCGCCTTCGGCGCGGACACGGTCGGGTCGCCCGGGTCGATCACGCCGCCGTTCCCGTTCACATCGCTGCTCCTGGCGTTCGCCTTCCTCGTGCCGATGAACTTCCTGATCCAGGCGTACGGCTCGTCGATCCTCAACGAGCGGACGAACCGACGCGGGGAGCCGCTCCTCGTCACGCCGCTGTCGCCGGCCGAGATCGTCGCCGGCAAGACGCTGCCGTACGCCGCGGCCGCCGCGCTCGTCACGGCCCTCATCGCGCTCGTCGTCGGCGGCGGGCCGCTCTCGGTGATCGCCGTGGCACCGGTCGCGGCCGCGTTCCTCGGAGCCACGTTCGTCGGCGCGATGTTCGCGCGTTCGTTCAAAGAGCTGACCTTCGTCACGGTGGGCGTGAGCGTCCTGTTGACCACCTACGCGTTCGTGCCGGCCATCTTCACGAACGTGACGCCCGTCGCGCTCGTCTCACCGCTGACGCTCGTCGTCTTCGACCTCCAGGAGGAGGCCGTCTCGGCCGGCGAGGTCCTCTTCTCGACCGCGCCGATGGCGGTCGGGGCGACGCTGCTGTTCGGTCTCGGACTCGGCGTCTACCGCGAGGAGGACATGTTCTCCCAGAAGCCCGTGACGCGGAAGTTCCTCGACGCGCTCGCCGTGCGGCTCTCCGCGGTGCCGGCCGGGGGCGGACTCCTCGACCGAGACCGCCTCCGCGCGCTCGGCTCGGTCGCGTTCCTCACCGCCTGTACGATCCCCTTCGTGTTCGTCGCGGAGCTGCTCGCCGTCGCGGTGCTGTTCGCGCTGCCGATCACGGTGTCGATCCCGGTGCTGCTCGTCGCCATCGCGTTCGTCGAGGAGGTCGCGAAGAGCGTCGGCCTGTACGCCGGGTTCGAGCGCGGCGTCTTCGAGCGGCCGGACGGCGACGCCGTCCGCGGCGGAACGCTCGGCGTCGCGCTCGCGGTCGGACTCGCCTCGGGGACCGGCTTCTTCCTCGCGGAGAAGGCCACCGCGGTCGTCCAGGCGGTCGGACTCACCGACCTGTTCTTGGGCCGCGCCGCTTTCGGTGACGTGACCGGGCTCTCCGGCCTTCCGCCGGTCGCGCTCGCGGCGTTGTTCTTCGCGCCGCTCGTCCTCCACGGAGTCACGACGAGCGTCGCCGCCGTCGGCGCGAGCCGCGGGCGGACCGCCTACGCGCTGGCGCTGACGCTGGCGACGCTGGGGCACGCCGCGTACAACGTCGGGGTGGTGAGCCTTGGATAG
- a CDS encoding ABC transporter ATP-binding protein, which yields MIEVSGLRKTYGDFAAVVDSDFAVDDGEVFGIVGPNGAGKTTTLKVLAGLVEPTEGEVTVAGFDASDPEMRRHLGFLPEESPLYEEMTARSYLRFFADLYDVPRDAADERIEAALDRLELDHRERRLGDVSKGMKRKVAIARSLVNDPDVLVYDEPASGLDPVTTNSVLAFTRELRETGKTVVFSAHNLYHVESVCDRVVVMNEGRIVARGSVDGIRERHGETTYRVFTDAEPTATPALDDLDATTEEVGDRFRTAVPSMDAVAAVREAAADAGGEVVDIRSREPSLEDVFLDIVGRPMPGRYTGDIGEGDSDETDGDTGDSDETDGDAGDRDDRDGDKSETETATATEATE from the coding sequence ATGATCGAGGTGTCGGGGCTGCGGAAGACCTACGGCGACTTCGCGGCCGTGGTCGACAGCGACTTCGCGGTCGACGACGGGGAGGTGTTCGGGATCGTCGGCCCGAACGGCGCCGGGAAGACGACGACGCTGAAGGTGCTCGCCGGCCTCGTCGAGCCGACCGAGGGGGAGGTGACCGTCGCCGGGTTCGACGCCTCGGACCCCGAGATGCGCCGCCACCTCGGGTTCCTGCCGGAGGAGTCGCCGCTGTACGAGGAGATGACCGCTCGGTCGTACCTCCGTTTCTTCGCGGACCTCTACGACGTGCCCCGAGACGCGGCCGACGAGCGGATCGAAGCCGCGCTCGACCGGCTCGAACTCGACCACCGCGAGCGTCGCCTCGGAGACGTCTCGAAGGGAATGAAACGCAAGGTCGCCATCGCGCGCTCGCTCGTCAACGACCCGGACGTGCTGGTGTACGACGAGCCGGCCTCCGGACTCGACCCCGTGACGACGAACTCCGTGCTGGCGTTCACCCGCGAGCTCCGCGAGACGGGCAAGACGGTCGTCTTCTCGGCGCACAACCTCTATCACGTCGAGTCGGTCTGCGACCGCGTCGTGGTGATGAACGAGGGCCGGATCGTCGCGCGCGGGAGCGTCGACGGGATCCGCGAGCGACACGGCGAGACGACCTACCGCGTGTTCACCGACGCCGAGCCGACCGCGACGCCCGCGCTCGACGACCTCGACGCGACGACCGAGGAGGTCGGTGACCGCTTCCGGACCGCCGTCCCGAGCATGGACGCGGTCGCCGCCGTCCGCGAGGCCGCCGCCGACGCCGGCGGCGAGGTCGTCGACATCCGGAGCCGCGAGCCGAGCCTCGAAGACGTGTTCCTCGACATCGTCGGACGCCCCATGCCCGGGAGGTACACCGGCGATATCGGTGAGGGAGACAGCGACGAGACCGACGGGGACACGGGCGACAGCGACGAGACCGACGGCGACGCGGGCGACCGAGACGACAGAGACGGAGACAAATCTGAGACGGAAACGGCGACGGCGACGGAGGCGACCGAGTGA
- a CDS encoding VOC family protein: MSDAPTTTGLHHVTNICTDIEETAAFYEDVLGWHTVKRTQNYDDPGTPHYYFSSTPEGEQGTVVTYFEYPESQGAPGPGASHHFAFGVADEATLREWRDHLRESDVRVSEVKDRTYFKSVYFTDPDGLVFELATGGPGFAGDEDDPGSEEIDPFERGYED, encoded by the coding sequence ATGAGCGACGCGCCGACGACGACCGGACTCCACCACGTCACGAACATCTGTACGGACATCGAGGAGACCGCGGCGTTCTACGAGGACGTCCTCGGCTGGCACACGGTCAAGCGGACCCAGAACTACGACGACCCCGGCACGCCGCACTACTACTTCTCGTCGACGCCCGAGGGCGAACAGGGGACCGTCGTCACCTACTTCGAGTACCCCGAATCGCAGGGGGCGCCCGGCCCGGGAGCGAGCCACCACTTCGCGTTCGGCGTCGCAGACGAGGCGACGCTCCGCGAGTGGCGGGACCACCTCCGCGAGAGCGACGTGCGCGTCTCCGAGGTGAAAGACCGGACCTACTTCAAGAGCGTCTACTTCACCGACCCCGACGGTCTCGTCTTCGAACTCGCGACCGGAGGGCCGGGCTTCGCCGGCGACGAGGACGACCCCGGCAGCGAGGAGATCGACCCGTTCGAGCGCGGCTACGAGGACTGA
- a CDS encoding DUF2797 domain-containing protein, protein MQVVGYETDVANGSSASDGSPPPGAGDADGPIGGGLHVASGGSVDYVEADPGTELAFGLGERRCAGTLHDGDHIACDAPGAPYCDGHGHVWVCARCTGTCLKDEMDCHETHAMYLAAFAPDVLKVGVTREWRLNTRLREQGADRAAHVRTFPNGRIAREVESELAAGDDLVDRVRVPTKLDGFGRAVDEAAWEALLDRFDPIERFDFDYGLDLDERPVTETMAAGTVRGWKGRVLVLDRGGSTYAVDARDLVGHELTDAVPERELQSSLGAFGG, encoded by the coding sequence GTGCAGGTCGTCGGCTACGAGACGGACGTCGCGAACGGTTCGTCGGCGTCGGACGGGAGTCCGCCCCCCGGGGCGGGGGACGCGGACGGACCGATCGGCGGCGGACTCCACGTTGCGAGCGGCGGGAGCGTGGACTACGTGGAGGCCGATCCGGGCACCGAACTCGCGTTCGGACTGGGGGAGCGACGCTGCGCGGGGACCCTCCACGACGGCGATCACATCGCCTGCGACGCGCCCGGCGCGCCGTACTGCGACGGCCACGGTCACGTCTGGGTGTGCGCCCGGTGTACCGGGACGTGCCTGAAAGACGAGATGGACTGCCACGAGACGCACGCGATGTACCTCGCCGCGTTCGCGCCGGACGTGCTGAAGGTGGGCGTCACCCGGGAGTGGCGCCTGAACACTCGCCTCCGCGAGCAGGGAGCGGACCGCGCGGCACACGTTCGGACGTTCCCGAACGGTCGGATCGCCCGCGAAGTGGAGTCCGAACTCGCCGCCGGCGACGACCTCGTCGACCGGGTCCGGGTCCCGACGAAGCTCGACGGGTTCGGGCGCGCGGTCGACGAGGCCGCGTGGGAGGCGTTGCTCGACCGGTTCGACCCGATCGAACGGTTCGATTTCGACTACGGACTCGACCTCGACGAGCGCCCGGTCACCGAGACGATGGCGGCAGGGACCGTCCGGGGCTGGAAGGGACGGGTACTCGTGCTCGACCGCGGCGGGTCGACGTACGCGGTCGACGCCCGCGACCTCGTCGGCCACGAACTGACCGACGCGGTGCCGGAGCGGGAGCTACAGTCGAGCCTCGGCGCGTTCGGAGGGTGA
- a CDS encoding ABC transporter permease has product MDSRLTIAGRELAGLRAEKTILLAIGIQLFIAMFSSFLVVGLVSMYDPGALDGAEIEVAAAGDAVDGLERAASEVPGASVTPYADADAARSAFERNAADAVVVATRTDEGRVSAVVTAPDATVETTVIVVQLRDLLRTYELNERDRRASFLDESPLPLPDRGETSPYFSFTYTVLIPVLVFLPVFISGSLVVDSITEELDQGTMELLRVAPVTLAEIVDGKAAAAIGIAPGQALLWLLLLEANGTSVANVGPILALMTALTTLVVAVAVGVAAVAPDRQAAQLLYSVAVLVLFGGATAMAGGPANAVARLAIDSADATTGVLVVAYVGIAAAAYLGVRRVVAVEGFGR; this is encoded by the coding sequence TTGGATAGCCGCCTGACGATCGCCGGGCGGGAGCTCGCCGGGCTGCGCGCCGAGAAGACGATCCTGCTGGCGATCGGGATCCAGCTGTTCATCGCGATGTTCTCGTCGTTCCTCGTCGTCGGACTCGTCTCGATGTACGACCCGGGCGCGCTCGACGGGGCCGAGATCGAGGTCGCGGCCGCGGGCGACGCGGTCGACGGCTTAGAGCGCGCCGCGAGCGAGGTCCCCGGCGCCTCGGTCACGCCCTACGCCGACGCGGACGCCGCCCGGAGCGCGTTCGAGCGGAACGCGGCCGACGCGGTGGTGGTCGCGACCCGCACGGACGAGGGGCGGGTATCGGCGGTCGTCACCGCCCCGGACGCCACGGTCGAGACGACGGTGATCGTGGTCCAGCTGCGCGATCTCCTACGGACCTACGAGCTGAACGAGCGCGACCGACGGGCGTCGTTCCTCGACGAGTCGCCGCTCCCGCTCCCCGACCGGGGAGAGACCAGCCCGTACTTCTCGTTCACCTACACCGTGTTGATCCCGGTGTTGGTGTTCCTCCCGGTGTTCATTTCGGGGTCGCTCGTCGTCGACTCGATCACCGAGGAACTGGACCAGGGGACGATGGAACTGCTCCGGGTCGCGCCCGTCACGCTCGCGGAGATCGTCGACGGGAAGGCGGCGGCGGCGATCGGCATCGCCCCCGGCCAGGCGCTGCTGTGGCTCCTCCTCTTAGAGGCGAACGGCACCTCCGTGGCGAACGTCGGCCCGATACTGGCGCTGATGACCGCGCTGACGACGCTGGTCGTCGCCGTCGCGGTCGGCGTCGCGGCGGTCGCGCCCGACCGGCAGGCGGCCCAGCTGCTCTACTCGGTCGCGGTCCTCGTGCTGTTCGGCGGCGCGACCGCGATGGCCGGCGGTCCCGCGAACGCAGTTGCGAGACTGGCCATCGACAGCGCCGACGCGACGACGGGCGTCCTCGTGGTCGCGTACGTTGGCATCGCCGCGGCCGCGTACCTCGGCGTCCGCCGCGTCGTCGCGGTCGAGGGATTCGGTCGGTGA
- a CDS encoding SRPBCC family protein → MKRRAPGTRNVPGNPGPDDRPTVVREGTKLAVGRDVAGAVEPTARALRDTRRWPDWSPSVRGVESTDRYVETGTTGRVRVAGVRVPFRVTSATRLRWDWRVVGVPATGHRVDRYADATDRCRVVVEVPLVAVGYVPVCRRALNRFAALVEAR, encoded by the coding sequence ATGAAGCGCCGTGCGCCCGGAACGCGAAACGTGCCCGGAAATCCCGGTCCGGACGACCGACCCACCGTCGTCAGAGAGGGGACGAAGCTCGCGGTCGGCCGCGACGTCGCCGGCGCGGTCGAGCCGACCGCGAGGGCGCTTCGGGACACGCGTCGGTGGCCCGACTGGAGCCCGTCCGTCCGCGGCGTCGAGAGCACGGACCGGTACGTCGAGACCGGAACGACCGGACGGGTCCGAGTCGCCGGCGTTCGGGTCCCGTTTCGGGTCACGAGCGCGACGCGGCTCCGCTGGGACTGGCGGGTCGTCGGTGTCCCCGCGACCGGCCACCGGGTCGACCGGTACGCCGACGCGACCGACCGGTGCCGAGTCGTCGTCGAAGTCCCGCTCGTCGCGGTTGGATACGTCCCGGTCTGTCGGCGCGCCCTCAACCGGTTCGCGGCGCTCGTTGAGGCGCGCTAA
- a CDS encoding helix-turn-helix domain-containing protein — translation MESGDPPELLSCDDCDTLAVGTGPVTCCGATMTPTASVDAVAEPELDDLLRDVFEMSDTELEVCLCVMEGGTMTVNELADRIDRDRSVVARHLNHLAALGVVEKRRRLIEDGGHVYVYRPVEPEVVRRRLTAAFGTWVRGATERLAALRREKVASVADVDGDPAWTLFRDDG, via the coding sequence ATGGAATCCGGGGACCCGCCCGAACTGCTCTCCTGTGACGACTGCGACACCCTCGCCGTCGGGACCGGACCGGTCACCTGCTGCGGAGCGACGATGACGCCGACCGCGTCCGTCGACGCCGTCGCGGAGCCCGAACTCGATGACCTGCTCCGCGACGTCTTCGAGATGTCCGACACCGAACTCGAAGTCTGTCTCTGCGTGATGGAGGGCGGAACGATGACGGTGAACGAGCTGGCCGACCGGATCGACCGCGACAGGAGCGTCGTCGCTCGGCACCTCAACCACCTCGCGGCGCTGGGGGTCGTGGAAAAGCGGCGGCGGCTCATCGAGGACGGCGGACACGTCTACGTGTACCGTCCGGTCGAGCCGGAGGTCGTCCGGCGGCGACTCACGGCGGCCTTCGGAACGTGGGTGCGCGGGGCGACCGAGCGACTCGCCGCCCTCCGCCGGGAGAAGGTCGCCTCCGTGGCCGACGTGGACGGCGACCCGGCGTGGACGCTGTTCAGAGACGACGGTTAG
- a CDS encoding histidine kinase: MSTTTQSQTTGNEVGNWRAGLVGGIVGAAAMGGLVLAMNAATLAVAIPSLYALAPPPSPGTGLVVHLSHGAVLGVVFAGIVGTFDLDSTAVRIGAGVGWGVATWIGLAALVMPVWLSAVGSPASPPFPNFAPPSLLWHATYGAVLGGVYAVVADQI; this comes from the coding sequence ATGTCGACCACGACTCAATCGCAGACAACCGGGAATGAAGTCGGAAACTGGCGGGCCGGGCTCGTCGGCGGCATCGTCGGCGCCGCCGCCATGGGCGGTCTCGTACTGGCGATGAACGCGGCGACGCTGGCCGTCGCCATCCCGTCGCTGTACGCGCTCGCGCCGCCGCCGAGTCCCGGCACCGGACTCGTCGTCCACCTCTCCCACGGCGCGGTCCTCGGTGTCGTCTTCGCCGGGATTGTCGGGACGTTCGACCTCGACTCGACGGCCGTCCGGATCGGTGCGGGCGTGGGGTGGGGGGTCGCGACCTGGATCGGCTTGGCCGCACTCGTAATGCCGGTCTGGCTGAGTGCCGTCGGATCCCCGGCCTCGCCGCCGTTCCCGAACTTCGCGCCGCCGTCGCTGCTGTGGCACGCGACCTACGGTGCCGTGCTCGGCGGCGTCTACGCGGTCGTAGCGGACCAGATCTAA